Proteins encoded by one window of Lycium barbarum isolate Lr01 chromosome 11, ASM1917538v2, whole genome shotgun sequence:
- the LOC132618560 gene encoding THO complex subunit 3, with amino-acid sequence MAEKIPFKNLHSREYQGHKKKVHSVAWNCTGTKLASGSVDQTARIWQIEPHSHGKVKDVELKGHTDSVDQLCWDPKHAELIATASGDKTVRLWDARSGKCSQQVELSGENINITYKTDGTHVAVGNRDDELTILDVRKFKPIHKRKFNYEVNEIAWNMSGDMFFLTTGNGTVEVLAYPTLQPVNTLNAHTAGCYCIAIDPLGRYFAVGSADSLVSLWSIKEMLCLRTFTKLEWPVRTISFNHTGDYIASASEDLFIDIANVQTGRSVHQIPCRAAMNSVEWNPKHNLLAYAGDDKNKYQADEGVFRIFGFESA; translated from the exons ATGGCGGAAAAAATACCCTTCAAAAACCTCCATAGCAGAGAATACCAAGGACACAAAAAGAag GTGCATTCGGTGGCATGGAACTGTACTGGTACGAAACTTGCTTCAGGTTCTGTGGATCAAACTGCTCGTATTTGGCAAATTGAGCCCCATAGTCAT GGGAAGGTGAAAGATGTTGAATTAAAGGGTCACACTGACAGTGTGGACCAGCTATGTTGGGATCCCAAACATGCAGAATTGATAGCTACAGCATCTGGTGATAAGACAGTTCGATTGTGGGATGCTCGTa GTGGGAAATGCTCACAGCAAGTTGAGCTCAGTGGGGAAAATATCAATATCACTTACAAGACTGATGGGACACATGTAGCTGTTGGAAACAGG GATGATGAGCTAACAATATTGGATGTTCGCAAGTTTAAGCCTATTCATAAGCGCAAGTTTAATTACGAG GTAAATGAGATTGCATGGAACATGAGTGGCGATATGTTCTTTCTTACAACTGGAAATG GAACTGTGGAAGTCTTAGCTTATCCAACTCTACAACCTGTTAACACGCTTAATGCTCACACAGCTGGTTGTTACTGCATTGCAATTGATCCACTTGGAAG ATATTTTGCTGTTGGAAGTGCTGATTCATTGGTCAGCCTTTGGAGCATTAAGGAGATGCTATGTCTTCGAACATTTACAAAACTCGA GTGGCCAGTTCGAACAATAAGTTTCAATCACACAGGAGACTACATTGCGTCTGCTAGTGAAGATTTGTTTATTGATATT GCTAATGTCCAAACTGGACGGTCAGTTCACCAGATTCCATGTCGTGCTGCCATGAACAGTGTGGAATGGAATCCGAAACACAACTTGCTTGCCTATGCTGGGGATGATAAGAACAAGTATCAGGCTGATGAAG GTGTGTTTCGCATATTTGGCTTTGAGAGTGCATAA